Part of the Melopsittacus undulatus isolate bMelUnd1 chromosome 14, bMelUnd1.mat.Z, whole genome shotgun sequence genome is shown below.
ctgtgctcctgcccttccACCAGTGTGGTCCTGCTCCCTGGATGAGCAGTGCTGAGGGATGTGCTGGCCCTTAGATCCAGTGTCTCTTCCCAGCGATAAGGGTCCTGTAGTGCCAGGTTCTGCAAGCTGGCCTGGGGAGGCTGAAATTAATGCTCAACCCTCCAGTGCTAGTTTGTGTCTGATGCATGACAAGGATAAATTGTCTTTTCCCATTGGCTTTGTGCTTTGGCTCTAAGGATCAAGTCACTTCCCCAAGCCCCTTGATTTGGGGGCTGGACTCAGGTCCCAGCATCGCTCAGGGAGGGCGATGGACAAGATCTTATTAAATGTCTGGTTGcaaatgaattaatttcaaCGGAAACACAGTAGCTTCCCTGCTGTGTGTAGCCCTGAACTGTGCAAACTCAGCAGGGTTTGTACTTTATGAGGAAGATTGACCCATAACCAGTAACTATTGATTGTTTCCCTTGAACGCTGCTCTCAGGCAgttgctgcagggctgcacagcATCAGCAGAGCAGACAGACCCTGGTAGGGCATGGGATTGCACTCCAGCAGCAtaagctgctgctccagaggtgctgggagcagagcctgcaTCCTTTCATCCACTCTCTTCTGCAGCATCACAGTGAGCATCTCCAGGGCTATGTCCTTCACTAGCACTCCCAGGCAGAAGCCTGAGCCCAAGGGCATCCATCCatgggagggaagagggaatcactcctttcccttctccctctccaaTGTGATTTCTGGTTCCAAGGTGATATTTCCTGGTTCCTTTGGAGGCACAGACAGTACCTGGCCCCAGGGCAAGGGCCTGAGCTGGGCACATGGGCACAGTCCTGTccatgctctgcagcacagccaggcttaGGCACAGCAAGTGGAGCTGAAGCCAGGACTTTCCTATTAACTGTCTTGCCCTTATTAAGGGAAATTAGATTAATTACATTGTAGCAGGCAATAAATCTTTCCCTGGAGAGACAGGGAGGGGGGCCTGGGATTCTGGTCCTGGTGTGCAACGTTAGAATGAGCAGCTCCATCTAATCCCATTTCTCAGTGTACGAAGGCTttgggcaggagcagggtaAAGCTCTGTGGTTTATGGGCACCAATTTCTGAGAGAAATAGAGGATTTCTTCCCTGCTCTCATCAGAGCCAAGGATGAAATTGCTCTGAAGCCTGCACCCTGTAAGCTCTGCTTCCCACTGCTGTATTTTAAGAGGACATTTATGCTTTCCCCAGCTCTGATGTGACAGCGGAGCAGCGGCGCCTGCAATTCCACAGCGAGGTCCAGCCACATCACTTTTCATATTATCATGCTGTAAATGACATTCACTGGACAACATCGGTCTGATTGGCGgctcagctgtgaaagaaagccTGCTACCATCTATGAATAAATTGGATATACTTATTTTGGCCTCCTGAAAGGCTTAAAAGTTTCAGGTACGAGGCTGTGAAAGCCTCACAAGACCCAGCCTGCCTCATGGGCACCTCTTAGGGATGGTGATAGAAgcccagactggtttaggttgaagggatcttaaagctcatccagtcccagcccgctgccatgggcagggacaccttccactagagcaggacCTCAGTGATaaggtttagtggtggccttggcagccctggggtaatggttagacttgatcttaaagatcttttccatcCTGGttcattctatgactctatgaccTGCAGTGCTTCAGTGCAGAGACAACTTACCCGTGTACAACACCATGTGGCTCCAATGGACTCATCTCCCTGATGGAGATTATCTTTTTGCCTCATTAAAAACTGCACATTGCTCAGCTGAGAGCTGctggaaggaagagggaagtTAGAGCAGAGCCACTGCGATGCCCCAGATGCCATCAGGTGACATGGAAACACAGGCTGGGATAGGAGTGGAGAGAGCATCCTGTCCCCACTGGGAAAGGCCCCCCCAAGCTGTGTCCTTACCAAAGGCAATAGCATCATGCATCACAGACCTGACTCTAGGAGCTTGATGCTCTCACTGGTCCCCAGACAGCCCTCACTGACCCCTTAGAGGGGACACTCATGTAGAAGAGTCAGTTTTTCAGGACAATTCATCCTATTGATTAAGCAAATAAcatctggttttgaaaacacctttttcttgtcatttccCTCACCTCTGAGGAATATCTGTTTCCCAATGGACTCACAAATCCCCACGGATGAGTCCTGGGTGTGCAGAGTACCTTTACTGCTAGCTGCAGTCACTGCAATGGAACATTTGCAAATGCAGCCTGTTCAACTAAACTCACCCAAACACCAGATACACATTCCACCTTTGAATTTGCACTTCTCCCACTCACTTCTATAGAGAAGCGAGACCTTATGATCTGCTCGATGCCTCTTCAAGTGATGCTAAGGAACATTTCCCCTTCTTATGCCTTCAACTGACCCAGGAGACATGGATTTCTGGTGGAATTCTACAGGTCCACTGCATGTGCTGTCCTGCACCTTCAAATCCAAAACTCCTGCACGACAGAATTGCCTAGAGACAGTTGTAATTTCTTCTAAACTATCATCCCTTCTATCAGCAAGCAGGGAATTGGTATCTGTTCCTTTCTTCCAATGTCACCGAACCAGTGACCACCTGCAAGGTGTCCATGATGATAAACACTTGCTTTGTATACGGAGCTATTTCTGACAATGCTTGATAGTGCACATCTATCAAATTGCTTGCAAGAGCCACCTATTAGGATCATTATCTAACACAGTCCCTTTGTGGGAGTTCAATGTCAGCACGTCCTGGGGAAGGTACCTCACTGGGTACATTTTCTGCTCATTATTTCTCTTGATTGAGTGTTGCACATTCCCATTCTGAATTTGGGCTGAACTTTGGGGGCTTCTCACACCCGTGAGCATACCCCAGTGCACAATGTATGGCTGTACCCACTTGTAATGGGAGTGGAAACTCGTCTGGAGGGCTGGCTCTATATAGGAATGTATTTTCCTCTGCAAGTTATCCAGCACAATAAAAGCCTTGTCTACTCCCTGCTGGGTCTTATGTTGCTGGAAATACCACCAgctcttccttctgcagtttGCTCTTTCCCAAGGGAAACTTATATTGGAAGAGCTCTGGTTCTGATCAGGAGTTTTGATCTTAAGTCAGTGCTCAGCAAACTTCAACAAATGATGGCCATTACCCCCCAAACCACCCTTCTTACAAGAAAGCCACAGTTGTCAGCCCTGAGCAGAATGCATCGTGAGTGAAATGGCAACCAGGAAAACCACTTTTTCTCATGGAATCAGCCACAAACCGCAGGAGCCTTAATTCCTGCTGCAAAGCCTCAATCTACGAACACAAAACACAGACCCTTGGAGGTCAGGTAGTTCAGTTCTTGGGAAGAACATAGGAAGAAGTGATATTCTAAGAAGGCCCCTTGGTGCCCTCTAGCCCTTCCCAAGACTGGCTCTGCTCAGGTCCGTCCCCAAAGCCATGCCAAAGACAGTTTCCTTGCATTGCCCCCATCATCCTTGAACTAGAGAAGTAGGTTCCAtcttaaacaaaacacaactcCCAAGGGCCAGAAGTGATGGCAACAATTTACACGAGCAATAAAGCTGCATCAACCTAAAATACTGCTTACCCCTGTTGCAGAATAGCAcatgctgcaggcagcatgcAAAATGGATTTAGGTGATGAATCTGTTTAGCTATTAGCTGCCAGACAGCTTTAATTCATGTCAGATACAATTAACTCAGTCTGACAATGGGAAAAGGAAGCTTGAATATTAACAGCACTGTTGGTTGCATTGTGCTAGGAATGCCATGTGCTGCCTCTGGGAATCATAGTACTGCCTctgggaatcatagaatcattatagaatggtttggaagggacattaaagctcatccagttccaatctcctgccacaggcagagacatcttccactagagcagcttgttccaagcccctgtgtccaacctggccttgagcactgccagggatggggcaaaaAGGAACCTTGACCTATGCTCTGTAGAGCATGGTGGCAAAGTCAGCATGCCAACAACCCCAACAAGTACCAACTGAGATGCGGCCATAACCCTCCAGGTTCTGCAGATTCTGCTTCTCCCAAACTTCCAGGTgctaaacatttatttttcaaggaaTTTTTTTGCTGTATGTGTAAGTAATGTCTTCATTCCAACAGGAGCATTAGTTAACAGAATACAACAGCAAGACAACCGTACTGGTAGCTTAGTAGTTTACAATATTGCCACCTGCAGTTAGGACTTAGAATTGATCCATCCAATTACAACAGCAAGCTCCCAGGGGGCTACATTTAAAGGTGATGACTCTCAAGCAGAGCAAGATTTCTATGTCCTGTAAGCAATggggaaaaaccccacattAATGACTGAGGAAGTTAAAACAGCGTTTACTGGATATGGGTTCTTTGTCAAAGAGATGCACTGAATGAACTCAATTCAGATGAGCAGAAAGGGCAAAACAATGTTTTGACTAGGCCAAACTTTCCTCTACCCTGTCTATACTCTGTTCCAGGAGCATTGCTCCTCCTAAAGGTTTTAAAGGGGGTGtaggaaaagcaaagctctcTCACATTAGAGATACTCCAGTAGCCCGAAGGTTACTCTCAGGAATCTGGTTAAGTCACAGCCCAGCTGATTCTGTTGAGTTTCAGTAACTCCAATCCtttattatttgaaaacaataaaatgcaCAAGTTCTTCGTACAAACCTCAAAACCAGTTAAAATACAATGGCTACTATAAGAATGAAAGCACTGAGATTCATAGCAGCATCATGAACTACAAGAAGCTTTCCATTTAACCCCAGGCACCAGTAACTTGCCTTTTGCCTCAGCTTGCAAGCACATCTGCAGAGAAAGGATGTGCCTGGAAGGTTGGGCTACAAATCTGAGCCAttgctttctttccccagtCACTTGCGTCCACTGCTTAAGTCTTCTGTGAGCTACCAGAATAGCTTTTTTTGCTCAGGCTGTTGGTCTGCAAGCCCATGATAACTGTATCTTGGTCTCAAACCTTAAAGGAAATAGGAAATAGAGTATCTGGCCCCCAGCCCCGAAGAACAAGAATGAAATCTATTCTAATCCCATTACATATTATAGGTAGAAAAATTAGTTAACCTCCCTTCTATAAATTAACAGAGGACACAATTAGGACGAGAACTAAAGACAGCAGTCCTAAAGGGTACGTTCTGTATTTACAGAGGGATGTCAATATCCACTGCATTTCATTTGCGGGGTTTTGTAGCACTGCAGGCTTGTGCGAGACGACCctagaaagaaagggaaatgaatCAGTGCTCTAAGACGCCAATATCCCACAACCATTTACAACTTCTGCCTCAAGGAGAAGACACCCTCAGTTTGAATCAGCTTTTCCAGAGCATTGACAATAGTTCTTTTTCAAGAAGCATATGGTTTACTCACAGTTTGTATTAAGCTAGATGTGATGTAAAGCTACTCTATCTCCTCCCCTTCTCACTTCATGCTTTTTGACCACTGATACGAGCCAAAACGCAAGGCAGGGCAGGGAAAAATAAGGAGTTCCTGTTACAGTTCAGGAGTTCAGTGACTAATGCCAGAATGACAACACTGCCTTGTGACTTCAGGCTACGACTGACAAAAACACACAGACTTACTGATAGCTTCTGCATAAATCCTTGGACCTCCGCATTCAGATGAAGAAGATTATTCTTGGTCACATCACTTGCTGCTAAACCAACGCTCTGTGGAAAACAACAGCCAAATGTTAGGTTTTCTGTCTGTAGAAAGCTGCAGGAGtcagaagcagcaaataaattcaattagaaaataaaagtaaataaaacccaagcaTACCAGGAGACCATGTGCAGGCAGAGACTACATTAAGCTCGACCAGAAGCTCATCTCATACCTTCCTTGCAGTGCATTAACACATGAGTGCCAGCAGAAGCTACTTTAAATACAACTTAAACACAGAGCAACCATCAATTCTACATTCTGTTTTGACTAGTTTGTAAGAAGTGAGAGCTGTTCAAGTCTTTGAAGGTTCTTTTTATGTTACATCCATCCCTTGATAAAACACAATGGCACAACTAAACAAACTAGAGTGGATGAAATGAAACTGGTAAGGCCCCTtctcacccccccccaaaagaatTTACAAGCTATCTCTTCAGCATTGATTCAAGTTTGTGATTTACCTCCCCTCCTCCCACAGGGACTGTGATGAAGATATCATTGATGGCAGCAAGGGGGCTGCCATTGGCAGAGACGGTGTAAACACGTTCGTGCGATACTGGTGCACGCAACCCGGGTGTCTTGAAGATGCTGAAACAAAGAGAGATGAGAAATGGCACTGCAGTTGCTCAAAGCACTTTGAATCAAAGTCTTTCATTTCAGGTTCAAAGAGCCACTAAGGATTACATTGCCAGGAGATGACAGCATAAGAGAGTAACAGAGAAGTTCATCAAAAGGCAAACCTGGGATCAAATCTGGGTGTGGGCATGGAGGAACCTCCCGGAGCACAGAGACCAACCATCCTGCCCGTAGCTGGAGTGATAAAACTGTTTTTGCTTGATCtgttaaaggagaaaaaaccccaaccatttGCTTGTAAGAATAAGTGCAAGTGTTATCTTACCAAAGACTTGCATGAGGCTGTCACCACACAATACCAGAGGTTCTAGCTCATCAAAGTTAAACCCCAAAGCCAGGGGTAGCTGCTCACCACCAAACAGAAAGTTGCCCATCATTCATTCACTGTCAAATCCCATTTTTTCCTATAGCATGGCACAACTACCCCCACCAGCCTACTAAACCATACTCCAGTCCTTTTCAGAGTTGTGTTAGCTCTATACACTTACTCTCCATTTCTAAAACCCAGCACAAAAGATATCCCCCATTACCTTTTGTTTGCGCGAGCTCTTCTGCTCCTGGATGCTGGCACTTTTTTAGTGGATGCATTCACCTGAAACGCACATTACACAGCAAAGCAGTCACTTCACTCTCATGTGACAGCTGAGTCCACATCAGCAGAGGCTTCCATACAAATTGCTGGACTCCACAGGCTCCTTTTCATGGCACAAGAGTCCACAAACAAGCACCAAAGAAGCTTCCGTAACCTTCCCCTATTGCTACAACTTTCAAGGAAGCGACAGGTGTTTTGAAGTCCCCCAAAAGTGGGGATTTGCCAACACTGGACACTGTTGAGctttggctggacagggtgctgggacatctaaaCCTAAGCCATGCTTTGCCTAGACAGGTTGGACCACATTATAattgaggtcccttccaacctgggattctaggattctaCAGTTCAAAGTATCCCAGCCAGCTCTAGTATCGTAGGCATTGTCTCAGTAAGTCATTCACACTTTGGGAATAAAGGCATCACAAAAACTAGCTATTCACCTCTCCAGTTGCTGGATTAGTGCTTTTAGCTTCTGGCTCTGGAAGACATTGGCCCTCatgttctgctttctttgcttgAGGAAGCAAAGACTCAACTTCTTGAATAGCTTCAAGATGCTGTGTGAATTTTCCCCCTGGAAAGAGAAAGTGTTGCCCAAgttgaaaataaacagtaacTTGAAATTATTAGTTAGCAGAGGAGGTAAATAGCAAACAACAAGCATTTTGAGCAACAATTTGCTTGCAAAATCCAAATTCCAGTGTCATCCAGATGGCTGACAGAGCACTGTTCTGAATGTTTTAATAGAATTAAGCAGAGGTCCTGCAGATAGTAGGGAGAAAACTAAGATTCTTTGCATGGTTTTAAATATACTGGAGAACATAAGGAAGAATGGGGTTGTTACTCCCAGTCTGTAAACCTTGACATGCCTCCATCTCACTGCACTCACCACAATGTTTAGAACAAACTCACCTTGTTTGGTGACCTTGGAAGGAGTACGGCCAAATTCTGCTGCCAACTTGCTTATTTCTGGTATTTCCAAGTCTGCCTACAATTAAACCCAGTCACAACACCATTAGGGCTCTCAGCAGGATATAGTTCTGACAGGCAGCAAGAATACCTTTGTGCTTTAAACTGGGATTTTCCCCAGTTATTCTGGAGGTGATAGTGACACACCTCTGCATGCCTTTCATAATACACTTATGCTACAAGTGTGTTTCACCTGTGTGAAGGTGTGAACACAAGTGTTGTACAAGTGTGCACCCAGCTGCCCAACCAGCTTACGAATGCTTTCATTGATTGAAAAGCGTGTGTGCTGTCAGGGATCTGGCAGTGAAATCAAGCAGGTAAGGGAAGATGCACATGGAACAGCACGAGCGTACAAATCCCATATTGCATATAGCAGACTGTTAGGTTTTACAGCAATGCTGATAGAAGTATTTGTGTATCTTCTGCTATAGCAAGACCCCCACAGACTCAAGAAACCCTTCCCTGCCCACAGTGCTATGCCACAGTatcagaaaagctgaagatTTATGCTAGAAACCTACCACTGCTGCCTCTTCCAACAGCTCCTTGCATCCTGCTTTatctaaaaggaaaagattgaTTAGAAAACAAAGACATCTAAAAGCCATAGGCCCATACAGCATACGCAGATATACTTTAGTACGTGACCACTAGGGTGCAGAAACCCAGCAAAAACCAGTTTTGGGGCACCGAGAGAGctgggcagtggtggaatcacgGCCACTGGTTCACAAAACGCATAGACTGGATAGAAGGAAGATATATTGATATATATGGATATATTTTTAgtctggatataaggaagaagttctttactgtaagggtgctgaggcactggaatgggttgcccagagaagctgtgaatgctccatccctggtggtgttcaaggccaggctggacagagccttgggtgccatggtttagtgtgaggtgtccctgcccgtggctgcgggttggaactgggtgatcctaacgtcctttccaacccaaactattctaggGTTCTACAGACGAGGCCTTCAGTGCTATGGGTTAGTGCCGGGGAAGGGTTGGACTGGCCGAGCTTAAAGCTCTTTCCCAACCCAATTGACTCCATGACTTCAAAGCGCTCAGCGCTCCCGCAGGTCGCTCGCTGGGGAGGGGTGAAGGGAGCAGAACGGATCCCGGCGGCTCCGTTATCGCCGTTGGGTTCAGTAACAAAGACAAACCAGCGGCCCTGCCCGGGGCCGTACCGAAGAACTCCAGCCAGTTCATTTCGCGGAAGGCCTCGGGCAGCCGCAGGATGTGCATATCGTACATGTCGTCCACCTCCTTCACCAGGCGCTCCCCGTTCTCCTCCAGCCGCGCTATCCGGCTCTCCACTGCGggggaacacacacacacagggccTGAGCGCTGAGCACCGGCCCCGCTCCcctcccggccccgctcccccccccggccccccggCCTACCCTCGCTGTCGAAATCCTGCAGGAATGCCTCCAGCTTCCTGCGGCGCGCGGCCGCGCCGGGGTTCTTCCTGGTGGGGGCCATAGGAGCGGGATCGGGATTGGGATTGGGATTGGGAttgggatcgggatcgggatccGGACCGGAATACGGAGCACTGCCGCCAGCCGCGCTTTCAAATGTACCGCCCAGCGCGGTGCGATGACGCTGAGGTACTTCCGGTCCGGCTCGTTGCCATGGCACCGGCGGCGGCGCTGTCGGCAATGGCGGCGGCTCTCGAGGCCTGCTCGGCGGCGGTGGCCCGGCAGGCCGCGGCCTGGCGGCAGGCGCTGGCCGGGTGTTCGCCGCCGCTGGACTCGCTGGCCGGGCTGGCGGCGCAGATGCGGGCGGCAGAGCGGCTGCCGTGGGGCTCGTCCCCGCTCGCGGCCTTCGGGGACTTACCGGAGCGGCTGTGGCGGAAGCAGCGCGGCGCGGCCGAGgccctgctggagcagctcgGCAGCCGGCGGTGAGGCGGTGGGACCGGGCCGGGTGGGCTGGATGGGGAGTGCGGGGCCGCGGCTGAGCGCAGCCCGCTTTGCCGTGCAGGGCGGAGCTGCGGGCGGTGCGGGACGCGGTGGGGGCCGCTGTGGCCTCCGCGCTGCGGCTGTACGAGGAGCGGGCGGCGGAGCTGGGCCTGGAGGCGGCCCTGCGGCGGGGGCCGCGCTGCCCATCGCTGGCCGACGCgctggaggggctgcaggaCGTGGAGCGCCACTACCGACACCTGTATCCTTCCGTGGGGGGGGGCTCCGCTGAGGTTCTGTCCCTTTCCCATCCGTGTGGGGTTCCTCTGCCTCGTTATTGTCCTTACCGGGTGTGAAGGTACCTGGAGatccagctcttcctcctccgCATCAGCTGTGACAGCCTGGCAGACATGGAGACCCTTCCGCAGGCCTGGGGGAAGATGCTGGAGCGCTACAAGGAAGACGTTGTCGAAGGTGGTTCCGCTTTCAGCAGCCCAAGGGACCCTTCCTTGAGCTCCGTGGTGATGGCTCAGCCCTGGAGATCCCACGCAGGCCTTGCACTGTGTGTTGGTGTTGATCTTGGTGGCAGTGGGTGACCCCACTTGGTTTGCAGTTGGGCTTTGCGACCATGAACAACTTCAGTTGTAAATAGCATCCCACCCTGGCGCAGCGGGAAGTGATGCCCTTCCTTGCAGTGAAACAAGGGGTTTGGAGAGCCATTGCACTTGGTCTGCTAAGTTAGTTGTCCTTAAGCTTTTCTTTATTACTATTAGAAACAAGGTTGATTTTTGTGCATACAGAATACAAAGTGCATTAAGCTAACggggttgttttcttccttccaacTCAGATACTCTTCTGAAGATCTCTCTGTTTGTGGACAACCATCAAGAGCTGTGCAGCTCAGAAGGCTCCTGACGGAGAACAGGAGGGGCTGATGTGGACCAGCTTCTGTGAGACTCTGGTGTGCTCCAAGATGACCTTGAAGAGCAGGAAGATGAACTGAGGAAGCTTCACTGGTGCTTTTTGGAGGCTGAATGAGCTGGGGACCTGGCCTGAGCAGGAGATGCTTGGGCTGTTCTGTTTTCAAGTGGAAATGGACTTGATATCTGCCAATAAATGGGCATAACATAATGTCCTGATACCATATAAGAAAGATGTTTAGGTGCTGCCCTTCCAAATAAATAAGGTGTCAAATCAGGGCTTCAACCCAGTTTGCACCTGGTGCCTCTCAGCAGTGTGTTTGCTTTCATCCCACCTGCACATGGCTTGACAAGGAAGGAGTTTGTAAATGTAATGCTGGAGGTGCACAGACACCCGAGTTCTTCTCAGAGAAGGCCAAATAAAGAATGGTGCTTGGACAGGTtggagctgtgctctgctccctggtTTGACGATGAAGTGGCTCTTGGAGCAGGGAATGTGACCACCTGAGGGCACTGCTCGACCGGcagagagcagcactgggggcCCTGATGGCTgtgcggggctggggctgggtgtCCCCCCTCCTGCCCAAAGATCTTCCTGGGATGGTGCTTTGTAGGCAGTTCcaattgcaaaggaaaataacGTGAGCCGTGCACCACTGTCCTGAGCTGCTCACTTGGCCATCCCCTTCCCCGGGAAGTGAGAAATGGAGtccccctcctgctgcttcagctTAAGATGAAGCAGATGATGCACTCAAGATCCTGGTTTGGCAGATTGGCCAAGAATGCAGCTTTGTTTAGCAAATGGCTGTACAGCAGTCTTGCTGCAGACACTTCTGCATGCAAAGCACTTCCCTCCTGCTTGAGTGCCTTTGTCTCACCGTGACCTGTCACTGACTCATTGGGCACTAGTTCAGTTTaaggcatttattttcctgtccacAGCAGAGTGAACAATTTCAGctaatttccttttccaggGCTTTGATTCCAGCCATAAACTCCTCCCAGCCCTAGAGATTCAcatcctgtgtttcagttccAGTCAATGAAGCAGCACAGGTAAACTTCCTTAGCCATTGCCTGCTGCTGGTGTTGAACCCCTGCTCCTTCCCTAGGGATGTCACTGACTTGTGATGTTAAGGAAGGGGTCAATATATGCCATGGATGACACAGGTCACAGTAGATTTATGTAGGTGCCCTCCAGGCTATCTCTGACAGCTGAGGGCTGGTGGCTGCAGAGGCCACCAGCCTGAAATCCAACTGACAGTGCCTGTATGGCCTTGTGTTCATGAAATGTGGCTTGAAGGGCACAGAGGCAGagcacagaatcccagcctggtttgtgttggaagagaccttaaagctcctccagctccaaccactgatatgggcagggaccccttccactggagcagctgctccaagcccctgtgtccaacctggccttgagcactgccagggatggggcagccacagcttctctgggcaccctgtgccagcgcctcagcaccctcccagggaagagcttctgcctaggagctcatctcaatctcccctcaggcaggttaaagcccttcccccttgtcctgtccctatatggccttgtccaaagcccctctccagcctttaggcactgggagcagctctaaggtcttcccaattcctttttcttctccaggatgagTGCAGAGTGAACCCGGCAGTGTCATCCTTGCTCAGGCCTTGCCGAATCAACACCATAAAGCAATAAATGGTGGTGTTCAAGGATGCAGAGTCGTGTTTACATGTGCACACACTATACAGCCCTTCAACACCCCTCTCTTCTGTCAGTCAGTCTTCAGTACAGCTGCATAAAGAAATGGATTTCAATTTTGGAAGGTCT
Proteins encoded:
- the CDCA8 gene encoding borealin, with amino-acid sequence MAPTRKNPGAAARRRKLEAFLQDFDSEVESRIARLEENGERLVKEVDDMYDMHILRLPEAFREMNWLEFFDKAGCKELLEEAAVADLEIPEISKLAAEFGRTPSKVTKQGGKFTQHLEAIQEVESLLPQAKKAEHEGQCLPEPEAKSTNPATGEVNASTKKVPASRSRRARANKRSSKNSFITPATGRMVGLCAPGGSSMPTPRFDPSIFKTPGLRAPVSHERVYTVSANGSPLAAINDIFITVPVGGGESVGLAASDVTKNNLLHLNAEVQGFMQKLSGRLAQACSATKPRK
- the AIRIM gene encoding AFG2-interacting ribosome maturation factor yields the protein MAPAAALSAMAAALEACSAAVARQAAAWRQALAGCSPPLDSLAGLAAQMRAAERLPWGSSPLAAFGDLPERLWRKQRGAAEALLEQLGSRRAELRAVRDAVGAAVASALRLYEERAAELGLEAALRRGPRCPSLADALEGLQDVERHYRHLYLEIQLFLLRISCDSLADMETLPQAWGKMLERYKEDVVEDTLLKISLFVDNHQELCSSEGS